The following proteins come from a genomic window of Musa acuminata AAA Group cultivar baxijiao chromosome BXJ1-7, Cavendish_Baxijiao_AAA, whole genome shotgun sequence:
- the LOC135679781 gene encoding uncharacterized protein LOC135679781 produces the protein MAFWFFLLLPIASLSTVHAQLPTTDGYVSIDCGISSNTNYTDETTNIPYVSDDGFIDTGTDHTIASNYVDSSLEKQLQTLRSFPNGSRNCYALTVTPEQKYLVRATFMYGSYDGLNGASPSNPLLFDIHLGVNLWTTVNITKASDVHRAEAIFVASADSASVCLVKTGSATPFISALELRPLKNTVYYYANATQNLVLSLRINLAPTTNHLLRYPFDRYDRIWLPFVALVGWSSISTNLTVNNYVNDLFEAPSAVMQTAAVPVNASMLEFDWDVVDSGAPVNEFYANLHFSELLPNTSRAFNIYINGDKWYANYTPPYLMSDAIYSTTPLTPSLRYNWTLNSSGLSTLPPILNAVEVYAPMFFKNTPTDSDDVDAIINVRVQYQLKRNWMGDPCSPKEYAWDGLKCSYDLNSPRITDVNLSASALTGPISSSFAKLTTIKYLDLSYNNLTGSLPDVLGNLPSLQVLNLAGNNLSGPIPASLLKRSQQGLLILRTEGNQNLCASGNSCEIKTDTESKKKKIATPIIVIICLVPVVLFLVAIFIFCRMRKSKGSANILVQPEKERLSNLVKGHQDNPLQLDNRQFTYMEVLRITNNFERTLGKGGFGTVYHGYLEDGTQVAVKTRSQSSSQGTKEFLAEVQHLIRIHHKSLVSLVGYCMDGDHLALVYEYMSQGTLLDYIRGKTRNASAFSWGKRLQIAIEAAQGLEYLHKGCKPPLIHRDVKTANILLSEQLEAKIADFGLSKAIQNDVTNVPTAVVGTPGYLDPEYYISCQLSEKSDVYGFGVILLELITAEPPILIGRQNAHIVQRVRERLANGNIEDVVDSKLQGEYDVNSVWKVADIAFRCTAQASHQRPTMTDVVAELKESLALECPHDTMSNSNIYAETNEASQNTTIEMERFVEFSPSARRGFLLLLRGMEELTQNEVLSMKSSPSARSLPRDHLSLGTRGMALWFFLLLEIAVLVTVHGQDSRDFISIDCGITSNTNYTHGKTDILYVSDDQFTDTGINHQVASNYVSSSLDELLLTVRSFPNASRSCYVLKPVIQYRKYIVRATFMYGNYDGLNRANVVKPLLFDLYMDVNFWQTVNVSDPTSIYEVEAVAVALADSVSVCLVDTGSGTPFISALELRPLVDVMYPSANTSQSLVLYSRLNVGPSRNSSALRYPDDPYDRIWWPWTSPDAWMEISTTETISNSEKDLFQPPTAVMQTAATPSGNSPKMEFYWTFADAQVPNNEFYVNLFFTEFEHNTSRLFNVYLNDVLQTNYTPPYGSVSYLYNTRPLDPASKYQWALNSTGLSTLPPILNAIEVFTAMHLTRAATASGDADAINAIKEQHQVKRSWMGDPCAPKQYPWDGLNCSYGTNSSRIIAINLSSSALTGVISSSFAKLTEIKYLDLSYNNLTGPIPDALGTLSSLQVLNLTGNNLNGSIPASLLKKSQQEALTFSYEGNPNLGTDGTSNGSKKKSGTPMTVTYIVVPVVVVLLLVVIIFVVWRVRKFRGSTQDIHARPMIDNFSIPATVNPENPFQHENRQFSYKELEKITRKFTNVLGKGGFGTVFLGYLEDGTRVAVKTRSESSSQGTKEFLAEAQNLAKIHHRNLVSLVGYCMDGEHLALVYEFMSQGTLQDHLKGKTPGATALTWGQRLQIAVEAAQGLEYLHKGCKPPLVHRDVKSANILLSESLEAKIADFGLSRAFDNANHTHVSTAVVGTPGYLDPEYSSSYQLSAKSDVYSFGVVVFELMTGKPPIVATGNHATGLAQWARQQLNNGNIEDVIDPKLTRGYDINSVWKAADVALRCTEHESRRRPTMADVVMELKESFALESAYYRTEFPSTTSNWNPHTQNASERSQTSAFEVEQFPRFTPSAR, from the exons AGGCATCCGATGTTCATCGGGCAGAGGCCATTTTTGTTGCTTCTGCTGATTCCGCATCGGTCTGCTTGGTAAAGACTGGCTCTGCAACTCCCTTCATATCTGCACTGGAGCTACGGCCGCTCAAGAACACCGTCTATTATTACGCCAATGCTACGCAAAATCTGGTCCTGTCCTTGCGAATTAACCTGGCACCGACCACGAATCACTTGTTGAG ATATCCGTTCGACCGCTACGATCGCATCTGGCTGCCCTTCGTTGCTCTGGTCGGTTGGTCCTCCATATCGACCAACCTCACTGTAAATAACTACGTCAATGATCTATTCGAGGCTCCGTCGGCTGTCATGCAAACGGCGGCAGTGCCCGTTAACGCCAGCATGTTGGAATTCGACTGGGACGTTGTGGATTCGGGCGCCCCCGTTAACGAGTTCTACGCCAACCTCCACTTCTCGGAGCTTCTCCCGAACACCTCGAGGGCGTTCAACATTTACATCAATGGCGACAAGTGGTACGCTAACTATACCCCGCCCTACCTCATGTCCGATGCCATATACAGCACCACCCCCCTGACTCCTAGTCTGCGGTATAATTGGACTCTCAACTCCTCGGGCCTGTCCACGCTTCCTCCAATCCTCAACGCGGTCGAAGTCTACGCGCCGATGTTTTTCAAGAACACGCCGACCGACTCTGACGACG TTGATGCCATTATCAATGTCAGGGTACAATATCAACTGAAGAGAAACTGGATGGGTGATCCATGTTCCCCAAAAGAATATGCTTGGGATGGCTTGAAGTGCAGCTATGATctcaattcaccaaggatcacagatGT AAACCTGTCGGCAAGTGCATTGACTGGCCCTATTTCCTCTTCTTTTGCCAAGCTCACAACAATCAAGTACCT TGACTTGTCATATAACAACCTAACAGGATCCTTGCCAGATGTTCTGGGAAATTTGCCATCGCTTCAAGTCCT GAATTTGGCAGGCAACAATCTTTCTGGGCCAATTCCTGCTTCTCTACTAAAAAGATCACAGCAAGGGTTGCTGATACTTAG AACTGAAGGCAATCAAAATTTATGCGCCAGTGGAAATTCATGTGAGATAAAGACGGACACAGaatcaaaaaagaagaagattgcaACACCTATTATCGTGATTATTTGTCTAGTTCCTGTGGTGCTATTTCTTGTGGCTATATTTATCTTCTGTCGAATGAGAAAATCAAAAG GGTCAGCAAATATCTTGGTGCAGCCAGAGAAGGAAAGATTGTCCAACTTAGTAAAGGGTCATCAAGATAATCCTTTGCAACTTGATAATCGACAGTTTACGTACATGGAGGTGTTGAGAATAACCAACAACTTTGAAAGAACTCTTGGCAAGGGTGGATTTGGCACTGTGTACCATGGATATTTGGAAGATGGTACTCAAGTCGCAGTCAAGACACGCTCTCAATCATCTTCGCAGGGAACCAAAGAGTTTCTAGCTGAG GTGCAGCACCTGATAAGGATTCATCACAAAAGTCTAGTTTCTTTGGTTGGCTACTGCATGGATGGAGATCATCTGGCTCTTGTCTATGAGTACatgtctcaaggaacactgctggaTTATATTAGAG GTAAAACTCGCAATGCCAGTGCTTTTAGTTGGGGAAAACGTCTCCAGATCGCAATTGAAGCTGCACAAG GTCTAGAATATTTGCACAAGGGATGCAAACCACCACTAATACATAGGGATGTGAAGACTGCAAATATCCTTTTGAGTGAACAGCTAGAGGCAAAGATCGCAGATTTTGGGCTGTCCAAGGCTATCCAAAATGATGTTACTAATGTGCCCACGGCAGTGGTTGGCACACCCGGATACCTTGATCCGGA GTATTACATCTCCTGCCAACTCAGTGAGAAGAGTGATGTGTACGGATTTGGGGTGATCCTGTTGGAGCTCATCACAGCTGAGCCGCCAATTCTTATAGGCAGACAGAATGCTCATATAGTTCAACGGGTGCGCGAAAGGCTTGCCAACGGGAATATCGAGGATGTCGTCGATTCCAAGCTGCAGGGGGAGTACGACGTGAATTCGGTGTGGAAGGTTGCTGATATAGCATTTAGGTGCACGGCACAAGCCTCCCACCAGAGACCCACCATGACGGACGTTGTAGCAGAGCTGAAGGAGAGCTTGGCACTGGAGTGTCCTCATGATACCATGAGCAATAGTAACATCTACGCAGAAACCAATGAGGCGAGCCAGAATACCACTATAGAAATGGAACGATTTGTGGAGTTCTCTCCATCAGCAAGA CGtggtttccttcttcttcttcgtgggATGGAGGAGTTGACCCAGAACGAAGTATTAAGTATGAAGTCGTCTCCCTCTGCCAGAAGCTTACCGAGGGATCATCTCAGCTTGGGAACGAGAGGGATGGCTCTTTGGTTCTTTCTTCTGTTGGAGATAGCAGTACTTGTCACAGTTCATGGCCAAGACAGTCGAG ACTTCATAAGCATCGACTGTGGCATAACCAGCAATACTAATTACACCCACGGTAAGACCGACATACTCTACGTATCCGATGACCAGTTCACGGACACGGGGATCAATCACCAAGTCGCCTCAAACTACGTGTCTTCCTCGCTCGACGAACTACTGTTGACGGTGCGAAGCTTTCCCAACGCTTCCCGAAGTTGCTACGTCTTGAAGCCGGTGATTCAGTACCGGAAGTACATCGTGAGGGCGACCTTCATGTACGGGAACTACGACGGCCTGAACCGTGCGAACGTCGTCAAGCCGCTGCTGTTCGATCTGTACATGGATGTCAACTTTTGGCAGACGGTCAACGTCAGTGATCCGACAAGCATTTACGAGGTCGAGGCCGTGGCCGTTGCTTTGGCGGATTCTGTGTCGGTGTGCTTGGTGGATACGGGCTCGGGAACTCCCTTCATATCTGCACTGGAGCTGAGGCCGCTTGTGGATGTCATGTATCCTTCTGCAAACACCTCGCAGAGTCTGGTTCTTTACTCTCGCCTTAACGTCGGACCTTCGAGAAATAGCTCAGCGTTGAG ATATCCCGATGACCCCTACGATCGCATATGGTGGCCATGGACGAGTCCGGACGCGTGGATGGAGATATCAACCACCGAAACGATCAGCAACAGCGAGAAGGATCTGTTCCAGCCGCCGACGGCCGTCATGCAGACCGCGGCCACACCCTCGGGGAACAGCCCGAAGATGGAGTTCTACTGGACCTTCGCGGATGCGCAGGTCCCAAACAACGAGTTCTACGTCAACTTGTTCTTCACCGAGTTCGAGCACAACACCTCGAGACTGTTCAACGTGTATCTCAACGACGTTCTGCAGACAAATTACACCCCGCCCTACGGGTCGGTGAGCTATTTGTACAACACCCGCCCCCTGGATCCGGCGTCCAAGTACCAGTGGGCCCTCAACTCCACGGGCCTGTCCACCCTGCCCCCCATCCTTAACGCCATCGAGGTTTTCACGGCGATGCATCTCACGCGGGCGGCCACCGCCTCCGGAGAcg CTGATGCCATTAATGCCATCAAGGAACAACATCAAGTGAAGAGAAGTTGGATGGGTGATCCATGTGCCCCAAAACAATACCCTTGGGATGGCCTAAATTGTAGCTATGGAACCAATTCATCAAGGATCATAGCTAT AAACTTGTCTTCGAGTGCATTGACTGGAGTTATTTCCTCTTCTTTTGCTAAGCTCACAGAAATCAAGTACCT TGACTTGTCTTACAACAACCTAACAGGACCAATACCTGATGCTTTAGGAACGTTGTCATCACTCCAAGTCCT AAATTTGACAGGCAACAATCTTAATGGGTCAATTCctgcttctctactgaaaaaatcaCAACAAGAAGCACTGACATTTAG CTATGAAGGCAATCCTAATCTTGGTACTGATGGAACTTCAAATGGATCAAAGAAGAAGAGTGGAACACCCATGACTGTGACTTACATTGTGGTTCCTGTGGTGGTGGTTCTACTGCTTGTAGTCATCATATTTGTTGTGTGGAGAGTAAGAAAGTTTCGAG GATCAACACAAGATATCCATGCGAGGCCAATGATTGATAACTTCTCCATACCAGCAACAGTCAATCCAGAGAATCCTTTTCAACATGAGAATCGACAATTTTCATACAAGGAGCTGGAGAAAATAACGAGGAAATTCACAAATGTCCTTGGCAAAGGCGGATTTGGTACTGTCTTCCTAGGCTATTTAGAAGATGGTACTCGAGTTGCAGTCAAGACACGGTCTGAATCATCATCCCAAGGCACCAAAGAGTTTCTAGCCGAG GCACAGAACTTGGCAAAGATACATCATAGGAACCTTGTTTCTTTGGTTGGCTACTGCATGGATGGAGAACACCTGGCGCTTGTCTATGAGTTCATGTCACAAGGAACCCTACAAGATCATCTTAAAG GTAAAACTCCCGGTGCTACTGCTTTGACCTGGGGACAGCGTCTTCAGATCGCAGTCGAAGCTGCACAAG GACTGGAGTATTTGCACAAGGGATGCAAACCACCACTAGTCCACAGAGATGTGAAGAGCGCAAACATCCTGTTGAGTGAAAGCCTGGAGGCCAAGATAGCAGATTTTGGGTTGTCAAGGGCTTTCGACAATGCCAACCATACTCATGTATCCACAGCAGTCGTTGGTACCCCCGGGTATCTCGATCCAGA GTACTCTTCTTCCTACCAACTCAGCGCAAAGAGTGACGTGTATAGTTTCGGGGTGGTTGTCTTCGAGCTGATGACCGGAAAACCTCCTATCGTTGCCACCGGTAACCATGCTACTGGTTTAGCTCAATGGGCACGCCAACAGCTTAACAACGGgaatattgaggatgtgatcgaCCCAAAGCTGACGAGAGGGTACGATATAAATTCCGTTTGGAAAGCTGCTGATGTAGCACTGAGATGCACAGAGCATGAATCCCGTAGGAGGCCGACCATGGCCGACGTCGTCATGGAGCTGAAGGAGAGCTTTGCATTAGAGAGCGCTTATTACAGGACTGAGTTCCCATCCACAACAAGCAACTGGAATCCACACACACAAAACGCATCTGAAAGAAGCCAGACCTCTGCGTTTGAAGTAGAACAGTTCCCAAGGTTCACTCCATCAGCAAGGTGA
- the LOC135679522 gene encoding putative leucine-rich repeat receptor-like serine/threonine-protein kinase At2g19230, with amino-acid sequence MSRSGSSEMTLWFSVLILLSVSAVAHHLPSETSTDGFISLDCGGAANSSYEVESTDIEYTSDDRNISAGESHSIASNYLNSVSTPLQTLRSFPSGSRNCYTLTTVQKNTAYLVRATFMHGDYDGSRSAGSGAQPLQFDLHIDVNFCKTVNITDASTAYTVEVVVYLLADSVSVCLINTGSGTPFISVLELRPLNEALYTDVLNGTTSLVLFVRLDLGTTTSDVIRYPEDRYDRMWEPFVSWSERLHFQPSLDSLNTASNVTNSVGDRVEPPLVVMQTAAVPLNSNKLEFYWDFADSGAPVNEFYANLLFSELLPNNSRAFNIYLNGRNLSSDYKPPQLVSDTVNNGNRPLTPSPRYEWALNSTNPSSLPPILNALEVYTLMHLKNNLTDSDDVAEINKIRVQYSVKRNWMGDPCTPSQYAWEGLNCSSSGTDLTRIVAINLSSSALNGPISPNFAMLERIESLDLSYNNLTESIPDDLGNLPSLRVLDLSGNDLSGEIPASLRQKSDAGTLTFRYDGNRNLCIYATFCEATPGKSKSKKISTVVVVILCLIALLLLLGVIFFVWKLRKSTGKISKLVRGHRDNPFQLENRQFTYEELKKITNNFKNDIGKGGFGTVYHGFLEDGTQVAVKLRSHSSSQGTKEFLAEAQNLTRIHHKNLVSLVGYCMDGDHLALVYEFMSLGTLQDHLRGKSSSVTALTWGQRLQIAVEAAQGLEYLHKGCRPPLVHRDVKTTNILLSDSLEAKIADFGLSRAFQNDADSHVSTTVVGTPGYLDPEYYFTYQLSEKSDVYSFGVVLLELITGQPPILRHPQHNASLVQWVHQRLATGNIEDIVDANLQSLYEVNSIWKTADIAFKCTSRTSQQRPTMTDVLMDLKESLALELTRETSELPSMSGKNLDAENTGISQTSTNEIQYLVGFSPAAR; translated from the exons ATGAGCCGCTCTGGATCGTCGGAGATGACACTTTGGTTCTCTGTTCTTATTCTTTTGAGCGTCTCCGCCGTCGCCCATCATTTGCCCAGCGAGACCAGCACCGATG GTTTCATAAGCCTCGACTGTGGAGGCGCCGCAAACTCCAGCTATGAAGTCGAGAGCACGGACATAGAGTACACCTCCGATGACCGAAACATAAGCGCCGGAGAGAGTCACAGCATCGCATCCAATTACTTGAACTCGGTCTCAACACCACTACAGACCCTGAGAAGCTTCCCTAGTGGCTCTCGAAACTGCTACACCCTGACGACGGTGCAAAAGAACACGGCGTATCTCGTGCGAGCAACCTTCATGCACGGAGATTATGATGGCTCGCGAAGCGCCGGCAGTGGCGCTCAGCCGCTGCAGTTTGACCTCCACATCGACGTCAATTTCTGTAAGACCGTGAACATCACGGATGCATCCACAGCCTACACCGTTGAGGTCGTCGTCTACTTACTGGCCGATTCCGTGTCAGTGTGCCTGATAAATACTGGTTCCGGCACCCCTTTCATATCTGTTCTGGAGTTGAGGCCATTGAACGAGGCCCTCTATACTGACGTTCTAAACGGTACCACCAGTCTCGTCCTCTTCGTTCGACTCGACTTGGGAACCACGACGAGCGACGTGATAAG GTATCCCGAGGACCGGTATGATCGGATGTGGGAACCGTTCGTCTCCTGGTCCGAGAGGCTCCATTTCCAGCCATCTTTGGACTCCCTAAACACCGCCTCGAACGTAACGAACAGCGTCGGTGATCGGGTCGAGCCGCCGCTGGTGGTCATGCAAACCGCGGCCGTCCCCCTCAATTCCAACAAGTTGGAGTTCTACTGGGACTTCGCGGACTCGGGCGCCCCCGTCAACGAGTTCTACGCCAACCTCCTCTTTTCGGAACTTCTCCCGAACAACTCGCGGGCGTTCAACATTTACCTCAATGGCCGCAACTTGTCCAGCGACTACAAGCCGCCCCAGCTCGTGTCGGACACCGTAAACAACGGTAACCGCCCCTTGACCCCGAGTCCGCGGTACGAGTGGGCTCTCAACTCAACCAACCCGTCCTCCCTTCCCCCAATCCTGAACGCGCTCGAGGTCTACACGCTTATGCATCTCAAGAACAACCTGACCGATTCCGACGACG TTGCCGAAATCAACAAGATCAGGGTTCAGTATAGTGTGAAACGAAACTGGATGGGAGATCCATGTACTCCAAGCCAATATGCTTGGGAAGGCTTGAACTGTAGCAGCTCTGGTACTGACCTAACAAGGATCGTGGCCAT CAATTTGTCTTCAAGTGCATTAAATGGCCCGATATCCCCTAATTTTGCGATGCTCGAAAGAATCGAGTCCCT TGATTTATCTTACAACAATCTGACGGAATCAATACCTGATGATCTAGGAAACTTGCCATCGCTTCGTGTCTT AGATCTGTCAGGAAACGATCTTAGTGGAGAAATTCCTGCTTCTTTACGTCAAAAATCAGATGCAGGGACACTGACATTTCG ATATGATGGCAATCGAAATCTTTGTATTTATGCAACTTTTTGTGAGGCAACTCCTGGAAAAAGTAAATCGAAGAAGATCTCAACAGTAGTTGTTGTGATTCTTTGTCTAATTGCTCTGCTACTACTTCTGGGGGTCATATTCTTCGTGTGGAAACTGAGAAAGTCAACAG GTAAAATCTCCAAATTAGTaagaggacatcgagataacccatTCCAACTTGAGAACCGACAGTTCACTTACGAGGAGTTGAAGAAAATAACCAACAACTTTAAAAATGACATTGGAAAAGGTGGATTTGGTACTGTTTACCATGGTTTCTTAGAAGATGGTACTCAAGTTGCAGTCAAGCTGCGCTCTCATTCATCATCACAAGGCACTAAAGAGTTTCTAGCTGAG GCCCAGAATTTAACAAGGATTCATCATAAGAACCTTGTTTCTTTGGTTGGTTACTGCATGGATGGAGATCATCTGGCGCTGGTCTACGAATTCATGTCTTTGGGAACCTTACAGGATCATCTTAGAG GTAAGTCCAGCAGTGTCACCGCTTTGACTTGGGGACAGCGTCTTCAGATTGCAGTAGAAGCTGCACAAG GCCTGGAATATCTGCACAAGGGTTGCAGACCACCACTAGTCCATAGAGATGTGAAGACCACAAACATCCTGTTGAGTGACAGTCTAGAAGCCAAGATAGCAGATTTTGGTTTGTCCAGGGCTTTTCAGAATGATGCCGACAGTCATGTATCCACAACTGTGGTTGGCACACCAGGATACCTTGATCCAGA GTACTATTTCACCTACCAACTCAGCGAGAAGAGCGATGTCTATAGCTTTGGGGTGGTTCTATTGGAGCTCATCACTGGCCAACCTCCTATTCTAAGACATCCTCAGCATAATGCTAGTTTAGTTCAATGGGTGCACCAAAGACTCGCGACAGGGAATATCGAGGACATTGTTGATGCAAACCTGCAGAGTCTATATGAAGTGAATTCCATCTGGAAAACTGCTGATATAGCATTTAAATGCACATCACGAACCTCCCAACAAAGGCCAACAATGACTGATGTTTTGATGGATCTTAAGGAGAGCTTGGCACTCGAGCTCACTCGTGAGACATCTGAGCTCCCATCTATGAGCGGCAAGAACCTGGATGCAGAAAATACTGGAATAAGTCAGACTAGTACAAATGAAATACAATACCTCGTGGGGTTTTCTCCAGCCGCAAGATAA
- the LOC135680052 gene encoding transcription factor RAX1-like yields the protein MGRAPCCDKATVKRGPWSPEEDAVLRSHIEEYGTGGNWITLPKKAGLNRCGKSCRLRWLNYLRPNIKHGGFTEEEDNIICSLYRKLGSRWSVIASHLRGRTDNDVKNYWNTKLKKKLMTPTIITSNIPSPTPASLLPTVKAEPYNNPSVISRSVDSIFALTQDSHEFYSEPSPLPRECRAKETGQLHRHSRSEEVSAPSSTFTVDDGSRNSYGNWSASGAGPYDLFLSELDIEYLTDLLGDDGSQAEMPQGLHRSVAYW from the exons ATGGGGAGAGCGCCGTGCTGCGACAAGGCCACCGTGAAAAGAGGGCCGTGGTCTCCGGAGGAAGATGCAGTCCTCAGAAGCCACATCGAGGAGTACGGGACTGGCGGCAATTGGATTACTTTGCCCAAGAAAGCAG GTCTCAACCGCTGCGGCAAGAGCTGCCGCTTGAGATGGCTCAATTACCTCAGGCCAAACATTAAGCACGGTGGCTTCACAGAGGAGGAAGACAACATCATCTGCAGTCTTTATAGGAAACTCGGGAGCAG GTGGTCTGTCATTGCTTCCCACCTACGCGGAAGAACTGACAACGATGTGAAGAATTACTGGAACACCAAGCTTAAGAAGAAGCTGATGACACCTACTATCATCACCTCTAATATCCCGTCACCGACTCCAGCGTCACTGCTGCCTACTGTCAAAGCTGAGCCTTACAACAACCCTAGCGTCATCTCCAGATCCGTCGACTCCATCTTCGCGCTCACACAGGACTCGCACGAGTTCTACTCGGAGCCTTCACCGTTGCCGAGAGAATGCAGAGCTAAAGAGACCGGGCAACTTCATCGACATTCACGGTCTGAAGAAGTGTCGGCACCTTCATCGACATTCACGGTCGACGACGGCAGCAGAAACAGCTACGGGAATTGGTCTGCGAGCGGGGCTGGTCCCTACGACTTGTTCCTCTCGGAGCTCGACATCGAGTATCTCACCGACCTTCTTGGCGACGATGGAAGCCAGGCGGAGATGCCACAGGGGCTGCACCGAAGTGTCGCCTACTGGTAG
- the LOC135680053 gene encoding zinc finger CCCH domain-containing protein 2-like: MVPCQGTYAGPTAYVAPWSYSDNSMAAIQQYPVLTVSGVAGLSADLPPHLLGEVGLAAFQRFLPRNDGSSSSAADHTAADAYACDEFRMYEFKVRRCPRGRSHDWTECPYAHPGEKARRRDPRRFHYSGSLCPDFRRGGGCRRGESCDLAHGVFETWLHPARYRTQPCKDGTACRRRVCFFAHSPEQLRLVLPPSPTSPSEGGARVSSSPTSTLALAPMSPPSDGSSPPVSPVALDEVIQAMSNLQLSKVRSRPPFGTRSGAAVLGRAPLAAEVAVGDAWEAAAAAAAWGLRSKLLEWWKRQEEEEAVVPVPDLGWVTELVND; encoded by the coding sequence ATGGTGCCATGCCAGGGAACCTACGCGGGTCCGACGGCCTACGTGGCCCCCTGGTCCTATTCCGACAATTCGATGGCCGCCATACAGCAGTATCCCGTTCTCACCGTGAGCGGCGTCGCCGGGCTCTCCGCCGACCTCCCACCCCACCTCCTCGGCGAGGTGGGGCTCGCCGCTTTTCAGCGTTTCCTCCCCCGCAACGACGGCTCTTCCTCCTCCGCGGCGGACCACACGGCGGCCGACGCGTACGCCTGCGACGAGTTCCGCATGTACGAGTTCAAGGTGCGGCGGTGCCCTCGCGGGCGGTCGCACGACTGGACCGAGTGCCCCTACGCCCACCCGGGCGAGAAGGCGAGGCGCCGCGACCCCCGTCGGTTCCACTACTCTGGTTCCCTGTGTCCGGACTTCCGCCGCGGCGGGGGGTGCCGCCGCGGCGAGTCCTGCGATCTCGCCCACGGCGTGTTCGAGACCTGGCTCCACCCGGCGCGCTACCGGACGCAGCCCTGCAAGGACGGCACCGCCTGCCGCCGCCGCGTCTGCTTCTTCGCGCACTCCCCCGAGCAGCTCCGCCTCGTCCTGCCCCCGAGCCCCACCTCGCCGAGCGAGGGCGGCGCGAGAGTGTCCTCGTCCCCGACGTCCACGCTGGCGCTGGCGCCCATGTCGCCGCCGTCCGATGGTTCCTCTCCGCCGGTGTCGCCGGTGGCGTTGGACGAGGTGATCCAGGCGATGAGCAACCTTCAGCTGAGCAAGGTGAGGTCCAGGCCCCCGTTCGGGACGCGTAGTGGCGCGGCGGTCCTGGGGAGAGCTCCGCTTGCGGCAGAGGTGGCAGTGGGGGACGCTTGGGAGGCGGCGGCCGCGGCTGCAGCCTGGGGTTTGAGATCTAAGCTACTCGAATGGTGGAAGAggcaggaagaggaggaagcagtGGTGCCGGTGCCGGATTTAGGATGGGTTACAGAATTGGTGAACGATTAA